The genomic stretch ATTGAAGCATTTTAATGGAAATTTTCCTTTGTATTTTTCACCTCATTTCTTGATTCTTCTAGAAAGATAAGCTAGAAGTTCATCATCAAATTCCTCACTCTCATGGTCCTtattaatttttagatttttgaaaGCTTTAAAAACAACATCCTTTTCAATACGCTTCTGTTTTGGTTTGACTTTCCTCATCTCCTATGCAGTCAATGTACCATGTAAGTCATCCAGACTCAAAGTGTCCAAGTCCTTGGATTCTTTAATAGTGGATACCTTAGGATCAAACCGATCTGGCATTGATCGCAGAACCTTCTTCACAATCATTGCATCTGACACTGTCTCACCTAAAATTTGATGGAGTTGGTGACTTCACTGACATTGTTCATAAAACTCTCAACTGTTTCTCTTTCAGACATCTTTAAACTTTTAAATACTGCTCTGAAATGTTGAAGCTTAGCTTCCTTAATTCTGTTATCTCCCTCATGGACTACTTGAAgtttttctcatatttcttttgcAGTTTTACAACATTCAATTCTCACAAACTCATTAGGAGTCAATGAGCTGTGCAATGCATTTATAGCTTTGAAGTTGTTCTCAAAGTTCTTTCTTTCTGTGTCAATCATGACTTTTGCATTCGATGGAGTGTATCAATTCCTTACTTATCCATTAATCATAACCCATAGATTTCAAGTAtgtttccattttaatttttcaGAACCTGTAATATGATCCATCGAAGTAGGGAATTCTGCCACCCACATGACTGCCTCACCAGATGCCATTATCAACCTTCTTAGATCAAACCCGAAGCTGTTAATCTTCAAAGTTGGGGAACtagtgctctgataccacttgttaatCCCAAATTGatactgagagggggtgaacaGTGTCTATAAAATCTTTCTTGGAGCTGTTTGTTTGAAGCTACCATATATTCTGTTCAACACACACAATCATATGTTTGTACACATTGCACCACTCAGTGGCCAGGTCTACCAGACAAACATTCCCATCTGGCACTCATTTATAGTTCACACACTCCAATATACAAGCATACACAAATAGCATAAGATATACGTGGTTCGGTTCACTACCTACTCCATAAAGCAATACCCTTTACGGATTTTATATTTTGCTCAATACTCAACTAGCTGTGACTGCTACAACAGTCTAGGTGCTATGACACTTGCTTCAACCTGAGATAGTACTTAGGCTAGGGTTTCATCCCCCTTTTACAATGTATATGGTAATAAATATGAGTACAAATCTCTTCCCTTATGATCAATACCTTAGGTTATGCAACTTTAACAACCTAAATTATACAAAATATGACTTAGTAAGTAGAGATTACCTCCATTAACTAGTAAGGGGTGGAGAGCTTCTCTGAGATTCCCAGATACACTGTAATCTTTAACTTTCCCTTTTTAATGGCTAATATTGAACttttaaaagaagaagatggttcatcatcttctttgtcttctcttttttctttttctatcacACACAAGGGGCTTCTTTGTTTTTAATGAACTTGCTGGAGAATCTTGAACcttcaagagttgaagatggTGGTCTATCTTCTTTGctgtctccttcttcttcttcttcttcttctatcacaCACAAAAAGTTTCTTTGTCTTCAATGAACTTCAAAACCCCTCACCAACCTTCAATGTTGTCTTTTATGGCTGCTCAAGCTTGGTGGTGATGGCAATAAAACATTCAATACACaaaaatcttcaaacaaagATTTTTCTCAAGATTTGGGCATTAGAGCACACAAACACTtgccttcttctcttttctcctctagttttttttttcttcaagaagTTATGAAAGAAATCCCCAAAATCCACTTAAGAATGTCCAACAAAAGCCCCAAAACCGTGTAGGTCTAACCACCCGGTTCAGACCGAAATCTACTATGGTAGATTGACCTTACCTCAGTACACGAGtcataaatttttatatataactcCAAATGAGCTGattctttttgtttctaaaagTAGAATCAAagatctacaacttttgtggAAATATGAttcctctaattcttcttcaAAATATCTCAACATTCAACTCGAATTCATGTGAACTGAACTCCTTATGAGAACCTGGGTTGGCTCTATTTCAGAGCGATCATATGAAAAAAATCATCTCTCTCATCCAAACTCCGATTGACCTGATTCTTTTTCTTATGGATAGAGGACTGAAAGAACTAAATTTCTTATGTTTATACCTTCCACCCAAATATAATGCATAAATCTAAAAAATGAGATTGAACTCAACTAATGTGCAAGACATTGGCCTGAAGAACATATCGTTTTCAGCTTCCACGTTGGCCTGAAGAACATATCGTATCTTTTTACCCCGATGTCTGATCGACGTGATTCCAATTGTGATATACTCAGAGCGCAAGGATCTACAAATTACATTCACATGCctttttttaaatccttcatCTAGATTTTCAAAAGTACCCTCAAACTTACTGCCATTGTATAaacaatgatttttttcctttttaatgaaGGGTCCTTCACACATTACTTCCACTTTCACATATGCAATGTGTGACACATCTCTGAGCACTATCAAGATAACTCAATGATCGAATACAACCATGACATCACCTCTAACCACCTCATCATTGGCACGTGGCCAAGCTTGCTAATAACAAGGATAACCAATACGtaataattattaaattttattttatttttcatgcaaaatCCTTTGCCATAatatctaatataaaaattacaTTGTAAATGCCTTGGCAAGGAAGTTTCTCTATCATGTGTTTGACGGGTTGGCCATATTCCTTTGTTTTGTTTCATAGAATTGTTTGTCTAGTTGTACTCATGTTTATTATGAGCAAACCTCTTACAAAGTAAAGGAACATTCAACAAGGCGGTCATCATCCACACTCATCACCTTTTACCATAATCCATCTTTCCCAATAAAAAAGTCGGACTAAAACTTACAAAGAGGTTATAGGCACTCATTTCCCATGAGATATTTATAATTATGTTAAATCTCTTGGAAGTTTTCAGAATTGAGCCAAAGCTCTTCACACATGCTCATCAATAGAAGTAAAGGGAGATTTACTTTTCTAGATAACTCATCGTGAACGGGTCATGAACCATGACTCATCAAGTCGAATTTAGATCTTCTTCAGTCGAGGGGTGGGTTTTAGCTCCACAGTGATATCATAAAAGGGGGTTCGAGAGAGCTTTTTTCCTAAATAGTAAAAATGAATAATCTACGAGAAGTGAtccccttcttctccctttGAGAAAGACGTATCGGAAGATCTAACATTTGTGCTACTTAGAAGAAAGAATATCTGGGCCTGCCAGGTTATTTTTTCCTCATTTGAAAGGTGTCACTTCTTTGCTAGGGAAACGGGGGCTTCTATCACGACTAGAGAGAGACCAGGAAGAGAGAGACATAcacaaaataagagagagagagaaacatgaaagaaaaaatagaggagagaaaatagaaaacaaaaataaggacaaaaaaaaaaaaaaaaggagagagagacacacaaaaCTGTGGCTGATCTCTCATCAGCCAACCCCTTGTCTGAAGAAGATCTAAATCCTAGtcggagaggatctgaatcccatcaactctttctctctctctgtatatTGAGCGAAAAAAGACTACCCGAGAGTGCTTGTACACATCAGTATCCACAGCCAATAGAAGGATGAATGTGAACACCTTAAGTATAAGGCAATATAGTCTTTTTAACACTCGTGTCTCTTGACATACGTACACGCTATGAAGTAGTGacgttctttcttccatttttcttttataaatagaaaatagGAAGGCGTTTAACTTACTTTTGCAAATCCCGTAAGGTGATATTTCCACCAAAGTTTCCATTAAGTACCACGAGATGTTCTGCTTTTGGTCAAGATTTATGTGAATCGCGAGAAATTGCGAATTTATCGATCTGCATGGATAAATGAGATCTGGTTAAAGAGAgtaaatgaataataaatgaaaaatagaaattaataataaaataacaattttttttcgatagaataataaaataataaaagcaataaataaaAACGAGGcgaaaagaaaatgagagacgATGACTTACTACTCTTCTCCGTCTTCGACTGGTCGTCTCCGTCTTTAACTGGGCGTAATAGCTCCTCCGAAGTGCCTTATTCTCTCGTGTTTCTTGGTCGGATCATCTACTTTAACCTTTGATTGGTGTCTGCGGCTTCCAATTGAAGAATTCTTGAGGGGGAATCCTGTCGATCGGGGTACGTTGTGATGATGTTTGTATTCTGAAAGTCTTGATCAGCAATTTTTAAAATTGTCAgtatttctgaattttttttaaaaaaaaatttgtacgGTGTTATCGTTTTGATTCTGTGGTTTTGTTATGGATTTGTCCAGTTTTGGAAGAATTTGATGAAGATGTGGTTGAAAGTTTATCTGCTGCAactgagagaaaaaaaaaataaaaatgggatttttcttttgactttccTTTTTTCAGGCCCTCTTGTTGTGCCCTTGTTTCGAGCTTTTCAGTGTGGGTTTTGAGTTTGGGGGTTTAGCTAAGAGCACGGACGCTGGCACGGGTACGGTATCTGACGCTAGGAAGAATCTTCAGATCAGAATGAAATGGAAGTTTGAAGTTTGGTTCTCAAGGTTTTCGATTTGAATGCTTTTAGGGTTCTGCGGGAGTTGTGTTTTGGAGAAACGGATATATAAGCTGAAGAAACTGCGTCATCAAGTCAGCTAGAACTCGGAAGAACGAAGTAACtgctttttagggttttctctctagGGTGTCGATCTTCGGAGAATCCGATGCTGAAGAAGTAAAGAGACCTGAAGCTGGTGCTTGACGGTGGGAAAGATGGTGGAGGGTCCAAAATTCACCGGATTTATAGGCAATAACAACAATCCAAACAACTTTTATGATTTCACGCAAGGGTTTTATGAGAAACTTGGCGAGGGTTCCAACATGTCAATCGACAGTTTTGGGAGTTTACAGACGAGTAACGGTGGGGGTTCGGTCTCGATGTCTGTGGAGAACAGCAGCGTCGGATCAAACGATTCCCTTACTCATATCTTAAACCATCCTGGTGTGCGCCCTGTCAACAACAATTACTCTGTAGGCCACAGTGTTCTTCGTCCGGGAAGGGTTTCCCATGCGCTGAGTGATGATGCACTGGCACAAGCCCTGATGGATAGTAGATATCCCACGCAAGGGCTTGAGAATTATGATGAGTGGACGATTGATTTGAGGAAGCTTAACATGGGGACCGCTTTTGCGCAGGGAGCTTTTGGGAAGCTCTATAAAGGTACGTACAATGGTGAAGATGTTGCAATTAAGATATTGGAAAGGCCGGAGAACAATGTAGAGAGGGCACAGTTGATGGAACAACAGTTCCAACAGGAAGTGATGATGTTGGCCACCCTGAAACATCCCAACATAGTCAGGTTTATTGGAGCATGCCGAAAACCCATGGTTTGGTGCATTGTGACAGAGTATGCAAAGGGAGGATCAGTCCGTCAGTTCCTGATGAGGAGGCAGAATCGATCAGTGCCGTTGAAGTTGGCAGTCAAGCAGGCCTTGGATGTTGCAAGGGGGATGGCGTATGTGCATGGGCTAGGGTTTATTCACAGGGATCTCAAGTCGGACAACCTTTTGATTTTTACTGACAAGTCCATCAAAATTGCGGATTTTGGTGTGGCACGTATTGAGGTGCAGACTGAGGGGATGACTCCAGAGACTGGAACTTACCGATGGATGGCTCCGTGAGCATCTTGACCTTCTTGTCATGAAGAttctttttatacttttcttttatCTGATGCTTCTGCAttttcctcttcccttcctgctattttcagttttttactTTACTCTTGATGATAAATCACTTGGTTTGTGTAATGCTCAATGATGATTTCTGCTTTATTATCAGGTGTGGCTGGATTCATGATAAACATTTACGCTAGTTATGAATTATGATGCCGTGGTTTATGTATATTTCAGAAGTTCATTTTTATACTTCGATGCTGTGTTTTCATATGCAACTATGTTGTATGAGGTTAATTGGTGGTTTCTTTTCAGTTGAGTTTTTGCACTAGTTTTTTCTGGCTTGTGCTTGACAACCTTTCCTCCTCCGGAACATGTATCTAtgttacctatcaaaaaaaaaaaaaaaaaaagtttctactTTTTGATAAGTAAATGAATTGTTTGAAATTTGGCAACCCTCTTTGATAATTGATACTTCTTGGTTGTCTAACTTTCTTATTAATGACTTTTATGGAATTGAAtgtttgtgtgattcttctatTATCTTTTACATTTCTTCTAATGCCGTGTGGAAGAACATTCAAGGTAAGGGGTTTTTGAATTAGGTTTCAAGAAATAATTTAAAGGTCTATTCCTGGGTGGTACCAGGCTGGATTGGTTGAGGTTGACCAATCTTTTATTTAGATGAGCCGATCCAGTTTATGAAAGCCAGTATTGCCTTTGGTTTGGCCGAACAACTGCATTAGATATTGGATCAGATGATCCTTACAACAATATTACGAGGTTAATTTTTGCTGCATAAGTCATCTTTACCTGCATGCTACGTCATAAATAGTAACTCCCAATCTCCCTTTAAGTGGGTATGGGTTTAGTATTCCTTCTCACATTTTGAGGAATATGAGTCTATGTATTCCCCATATTGTTATGAGTCTATGTATTGCCCTCATGATAAGCATATGTGGCTGTCATCActtttaggcttcttcttttattgatttgttaTTAAGATGTTTATGGAGAGTTTTAATCCAGATATCTTTTGTTATCATCCCATTGACCTGAATAATTGGGGTCCAGACACCTGGAAACAGGCTCAAGTTGTTTATAGCATTGAAAGAGACGTGCTTATTCTTACTATGCATTTCTTAACTTTATATTATAAACATGATTAGAATGATACTAATAGTAAGGTAAATGCAATTTGCCAGAATTTATGCAGCATATCCTGTCCACAGCAATAGTTTCAAGACTGTTTGATTGGAGCATTTGCTAGACACAGCTTAATGCTTGTATGAGGAATTCCATCAAGAAAACATGAGCGGCCAATGCCATATTAGGATATGTTTGtatcattttattgatttttcattttaataattACTTGAAAATTGTTTTTTTCAGATTGATAAACCCAACTATGGTAAACTTTATGGGGACACATTACAAGACATGCCATGCCAAACATTCTGTGCTCTGCCCCCCTGCTACTATTTTTTGGTTGAAGTGGTACCATTTTTGatcaatataataataaataaataaatatcaagTAAAAAGTTATGAGCAACTCAGTATCTTCTGTATGGAGTTCCATAACTTGGGGGCCTCCTTTGGCTTTTCTTCTGAGGCCTGATATTTCTCAGCAAGGAAAGGTCTTCAAAAATTGAGGAAGTCATCCGCTGTCAATGGTTAGGATTTActgcctcttcttctttccaaaaaatGACAGAGGAAGAAATAGTTGTTGGTTGGATTATGTTGGATTTGAAAGTTTTACACTCAGGCTGGAAGACTAATATGTAGAGCTTTTCTCATAGCACCAAGTCATCAGTGATGCTTATGAAGAAGTCATGAGTGATTCCCAAACACTGCCCTGCAGAAATATGGCCACAAGATTTATTTTTCAGACTTtttattccttctctttttcctgAGATGCAGTTTGGTCATTTTGGTTTGACACATGGATGCATCTCAGGGATGTACTATCAATTGGAACTTGTGAAGAATCTCAAGAAGCCAATGTGTTACATCCCAGACCATAGTTCCCAGGATTTTGTCCTCTTATAGGTTGGATTTTATGGATATTTGAGGGTTATAAAGGTTAGAAtacagaagagaagaggaatacGAGTGAGATTATGGAAACATATTAGGTTAGACATGAGAAATGATTAGAATATATAACAAGTGGAGAGCGAGATCATAAAGTTTGAGGAGCCTAGCACATTAAGCGACTGGTCACCTTTGACCTCTAGGGCATCTTGTTGCTTTGGCATTgaaggtgatgccttgacaactatgtttccTAAATAGAAGTCTTTATGTAATAGGatggaaatttttatttatgcatgTATTCATTATAAAAATCGTTAGCTATGCTGGTAGCAATTTCATAAAACTACCAACTTGGATTGCAGTGGGAGAGATTTTAGTAGGAGGCTGATTCTAGGAAGTTACCGATAGCATTTGTGACAATTAATTTTAGGGATGGACGGGAGAGAGTTATTGAAATTGAGAGATTTTAAGAGAGATGAGACTTTCTGATGTAAGGTGGTTTACCTAGGCAAACAACCCCAATAGATAATATACACCAAACCAAAACTCAGATCTGGTTTACAGATCAAGGTACCAAAAGATAACTTGCACAGTCTGATAATATGGCTGGACTGAGAGAATATTTAGAGCTCACACCAGCAGGCTCTTTGGGGCTTCAAACCAAGTCTTAGTGCTGCTAGTAGGGTCTCAAAATAAACCCCAAAAGTTGGCTGAAAGTAAATCAACGGAGGAGAAACTAACAAACATTTCTGTCCAGTGATAGGGTTTTGAACAGAATAAGGGAGAAAACCTGCAGCTCCCAATTGGCTCCCCAGATGGGGCAGCAAAGCTGGTCaagtgccccccccccccccccccccactgaGATGTGgccttcaaaccctccaaatggCATGCAAAGTAGATTACTGGTTGGGAAGATCTGGCCTTAATCGATCAACTCCCAAAACCCTGACTAAGCTGGATCGATTCTGGACTCCTTGGCTGAACTTCAATCTGATCTTGCTGGTATGCTTTAGGTCTTCAAACAAAGCTTATAATAACTCTCAAAACACTCTCTCTCAAGTTAGaataaagaagaaatcaaaaggggaaagagaattcgatggaaggttgagaagggaaagaaggaaTGGTTTGGGTTGGGCATCTCACCCGTCAGgttttaggcatctcacctctcaggTTTTAGGTATCTCACTCTCTCGGATTTAGCTCTCTCAGCCACGAGTTAAACTCAAATTCATAAACTTCAAATCTTCTTTCATTATAAACAATGAGCTGTTAAATAGCCTtcattgcttggacacaaagaaataacaaaaagggAACTCCAaaatttagtaacttcttggaaatagaaaataaactaaatttCCTAAACTACTTG from Macadamia integrifolia cultivar HAES 741 unplaced genomic scaffold, SCU_Mint_v3 scaffold39, whole genome shotgun sequence encodes the following:
- the LOC122068427 gene encoding serine/threonine-protein kinase STY13-like gives rise to the protein MVEGPKFTGFIGNNNNPNNFYDFTQGFYEKLGEGSNMSIDSFGSLQTSNGGGSVSMSVENSSVGSNDSLTHILNHPGVRPVNNNYSVGHSVLRPGRVSHALSDDALAQALMDSRYPTQGLENYDEWTIDLRKLNMGTAFAQGAFGKLYKGTYNGEDVAIKILERPENNVERAQLMEQQFQQEVMMLATLKHPNIVRFIGACRKPMVWCIVTEYAKGGSVRQFLMRRQNRSVPLKLAVKQALDVARGMAYVHGLGFIHRDLKSDNLLIFTDKSIKIADFGVARIEVQTEGMTPETGTYRWMAPEMIQHRPYTQKVDVYSFGIVLWELITGMLPFQNMTAVQAAFAVVNKGVRPIVPNDCLPVLSEIMTRCWDANPEVRPSFADVVRMLENAETEIMTTVRKARFRCCMTQPMTTD